The nucleotide sequence ACTGACATGCGGATAGAATATTATTCCTATTAAAAAGGAAATGAGTTGTTGAGCTACCATcttcttaagaattttaaagaGTAATGGTAGAATCTTAATGGGTCGAAAGTCGTTTGGCTTAGAACAAGACACTTTTAGGATCGTGACCacatattatatacatttttagtcCTTAGAAAATATAGCTGTAGTAAGACAAAGGTAATGTGTCGCAGCAAAGGATATAGTAAAAACAGAAACACCTTTAAGGATATTTTATCGTATCCTGTAGATTTAAAATCAAAGCCCAATAATTTACCTATTCATTTGGTTATAGCGTTGCGCTTCTTAGCCTCTCGAAACTAGGCCTAATCTTAATAATACTTTACGTTTGTACTATATATACGCAGAGGTTTTCTCCTTATGTtgaaatacctttaaaaaatgtttttttttagatttttatagtttaaattaatcaaaccagatgtattgaaagcaatttatttttaaaagcttagcagagcgctttcgacGTATGAGCTAGCATCAGTGCTAATTGTCGGTTAACCCTAGAAGTTTTCCATGGTAGAAACACATTTgacaatatcaaaattattttaaggaatGTAGTACACTTAAAAacacttaagactatacagaacactaaacaggacgaacagtatttaaaaaggggtAGCACTTTAGTGTCCTTAgcgttttgtttacattttgttGTGTCATTTATATTGtcatttattcaatttttatagttGTCAGGAGGATGCTTATTTACAGTGCATTCCGTGAGAAGACCAGCTATTATCCTTACTACTGAATATGTATTTCACTAGTTCACTCAAGCATTGGGGCTGTAATATGAAGTAAATAAGCAACTGCAGCCTCACTCCACTCagaaatacaattaaaaatgtattattaccGAACATGTATTGCCTTACATGTTTGAATTTCAACCCTAGTTGACTTTAAAGGCCTTAAGGTTCAAACCGCAAAACCTGCCTTATAGTTACGGGCTATTTACGATTATGTGCGACATTGGGGTTGTATTGTCAAGCCGGaagaaaatttcaattatttaaattaaactttaagtCAACAATTCCTTTGGATAAAttggagaaaataaaaaataaacttcaattttatatattagtGTAAATAGATATTTCATTTCTGTTTTTCACCCTAACAAAGAATTAGTAAAGAACGATGCCATTCTatggttttaattataaattctgCCAGAAAACTTTACACTGGATAAAATATGCAAGGACAGGAAAATGAGTATTTTCAAATGAACATtattcaccctgtataaatgctAGTGATAAGTTGAATACGTCTTATTATGTTAGAAATGAATGTAGTTTTATTTAGGTCAACTTACTTTTTTGTCACATATGGTACAGTTAAAGTTATTAAttcataaaactaaataaaatacaatttttcaatttcctcccaaatatacagattttttaaaataaaatttaatgaatccCTCTTGATGAGACCACCCAATTTTATGTATATCACTATTTCCGTAAAGATATTGTTAAGTTTCAAGAAAAGAACTgaaacttttatatatttaaaataatatactacCCACACGTAAACCATAACTTTTTCAGACCTGTACTACGTATATCCTAATTCAACTCGAAATTACCGAAACTGAGTTCTTCAAATTTTCCTCCAAAAGACATTATTAACAACCgtctaaatgaaaaattttaattaatcagagtgttgccttaggtaaaaatctttttacttttcataaaatcaaagtaaatacaggcatcttaattaaaaagttcGCATTTTTCGGCACGAAATCTCAAAAGGGATAGCGGCACCTTAAGCGCTAccttgtttaaataaattttctacttTTACTGTACTGTTACTATTACTGACTTATCGTTACTTTACTAgtacttgattttttaaattaaagccaGACTGCGACGGGAACGATAGTGGATGGATAATCtgttattataaaacaatagAAATAATATCGGATTACAAGATATCCAGATGCAACCTTCAAAGTTATACACCCAAGTAGATAAAACTGATATATTAGCGACCGTAGGATTCTCGTACAGCAACTCATTCTGAGGATTCTGATCAAAAACCGATAAGGACGTGAGagctaaataaaatataagatctTCCACCAGTTGGAAAATCTTTTAATACTCTAATgtgcaaaagaaaataataggtGATCCTACATACTGGGTAGAATAGACAGACGAGTGAGCCTAATAAGTCCATAACAGGTTCAGGTACACTCAGGAGTAAAATCTGAACGAGcctttgaaagaaaaaaagtttgatggtttgtaaaacaaaaaagttttagtcATAAGTCttgcatttgaaatatttaaaacaatgtaGTTTCCATTTCTTCTAAGGGGTCAAGTATAACATCCTTCTTAGACTTATGAAACAAGATGTGACAAGCCTCAACGCAAACAGAGTGGCCAACAGTAGGGGAGCGGGGGATAATCGCGAACAGCGGATAATGGCGAACTCTAATTTATAGCTTATGCTGTCATCTATCTATTTACAAGAATAACGGAGTATGTTAGGAAACTGTATTTGCAAAAGTTATAGCGACTGTTAGGTTTTCAAGTGCTGTGCTATTGTTTTTGgtgctttaaaattaaggtaaatatattactaaaattCATTATCTTAAACATTTTTGGAACCAATATAATTGTCTAAGAATTATTAACGTGTTTACGTagcaattttttacaaatattgtgtttttttattgaaactgtaatttaaataaatacaagatgCATTTAGGATAACGGCGTACAAGTGTTCGTCGTTACCCCACCTGAAAAATGATTGGCATTACCCCACCTGTATTTGTGTGTTCTTGCTGTATAAAAGCGTTCCAAtgtagataaatatttaatacatttatctAATCATTATATAATTGGGGATATTGTTTTAGATCTCGAGAAAATACAAAAGGACAACTGAAAAATGCTCTTAGACCGAAGAGAATATACTGCCTGCAATAAGGACTGTAGAGTTTCTACACGACATTTTGACGTACCTGTGATAACGCTTTATAAAAGAGTGAAAAAGGGTGTATATTCAAAACCAAGAATTGGAGTTCGTCAATTGTTTTATGGTCTTACACCAGTTCAGTTCAGAAGTGCTGTTTTTTCGTATGCTAAAAGTTTATCTATTCCTCACAAATTTAATAGGAATAAAGAAAAGGCAGGAAAAGATTGGATGTCTTGCCAGAAGCGACAAGTATAAACAGAATCCAAGATTTCAACGAGGAAGAAATCAACGGATTTTTTAGGAATTTGCAGGACTTAATAGagcaatttcaattttctttaactcGCATCTTTAATGCTGATAAAATGGGAATAACTAAGTTAACAGACCGCCTCGCATAATAGGCAAAAAAAGGGCAAAAACAAATCGGTACTATAACTACTGGAGAAAGGAGAAAACATACACAAACAACACGGTGTGCTGCTGTATGAGCGCAAGTGGTTTATTTACATcccctttatttatttatcctagGATTAGGGTGGCACCCGCATTGGAACAAAATGGTCCACACTAAGAACGGTTAGATGACAGAAGATGTGTTTCTGATTTGGTTGaaacatttttccaaaacaaataacGCTACAACTGACGATCCCGTTCTTTTGATCCTTTACAATCATACAAGTCACAGATCTTTACCAATCTATGCATTTTGTAGGAGCAATGGAATTCATATGTTGTCAATTCCTCCACATACATCCCATTATTAGTCGCTAATACAGAAAAAGccataaaaggttttaaaaatgcAGAAATTTTTCCTATACCCAGGTGTTTCACGTTTCAAATTTAACTACACTAATATTCCAAGAATCGGTAGTGGCGACTACAACTGTATTTAGTAACAATATGCTATCCATTTCAGGCTCCTTTAATCTAAGGTCAGGTTGTTCAAAAAATCCTGATGTCGGTCCTGATGTTGTctaattttcttcttaattcAAATGATCCTCGCTTGTTTTTATGCTGTTATTACAGATTTTGAAggggtttttattttaatatttacacatttagtaataaataaatacattttggAATTAGGCCAAAATACAagcatttttaaagaaactagATATTCATCAGTAAGTTCTTGCGTAAAATAAGCTTCTTCTTATATAAATGGACCAATTTCGCTTAACTAACTAATttcaatatagttttttttatttaaatataaaaaaacaaaagttttagtCATTAGTCTCACATCTAAAATATATTCAGTAaagtgacacgtgtttcgctgaTTTACAAGGCATcctcagacctaaataaaaatacagttttaacgGATAGGATACGTTAGAAAGTATAAAAACAAGGTTTTGAGGGCTTCTGGAGTGTTATCTGAAGTGAgtgtttttattgatatttcttAGTGTAATCACCTacaattactattttatttaattttaccctaataaagaaattttaattatacttaCTCAAATAGAATTATACTTTGTCGGCTTGTATTGCTAAATTTGTTTACGTGTGATAGacattgtaaatttaaataaataaataaatgaatgaaaaaaaagctagaaaaaatatttgaattaattaacCACAAAATTTTATGCACCATTGAATTAAAGATTTATGTACAATATAagtctaaaatttaatattacggGTCTGGCATCGTTACAGAAAAAAAAGAGGACGTTGCCGATCCATCAAAATATATTCAGCGAATAATTGATATTTCTTTGTTTAGAGAACGCACCCGTCGAAGACAATCGGATTTAAGATGTTTATCGCGGTACTGTTGATTTCAATCTCATCTAAATCTACTTGAGAAGACGTGACTACGTTTCTGGGAACGTTACAGCAAAGGAAGACATGAATGATGcgaataaaaatacatttattttaatataacgTTATTTGCCTTTATTTTCCCTTCAAACAACAATCTCTGATGAatgtaaattaataagaaacctgctttaatttttattacaagaaagacaaattatttcaactggaaaaaacagaaataccttaaactcaaaattaattaaatccgATAAAATATATTCCGGGGAAACAAATGGCTGGCTTTAGGGTAGGccgtattttaaattgattaaaagtCATCCGTTTCCCCCAAAAAGAAATCATccctttttaaagaataattgactAATTTTTTTCCCTTCAAATGTAGATCCTAAgggttttatcaaaaatatgaaaatttaatttaagtcagacctaaaagctttatttatgttaaattatCTGTACAAgcataaaaatatgatttttagcATATGATTGGAGTattaaataattagaatattatatatacagttTTCTCATTTTCATAACTATTctgaaatatctaaaaattttttttactaccgTGTGTAAAGTGCTTAATTTACACACTTCCCAGGGTGTGTAAAATTTCACCTTTTACGCACTAGTAACTTTTACGCATTAgtgcatttaatttataatttgttaacaaatgttttaacgttttttttttttcactaaagtCGTTCAACTGCTTAAAGTAATgttacatttttgatttttttacgtTTCCTTCGGTAGTTTACACATGTTACACAtgtgtaaaatccccttttttatttatgagaaATGTAATTGTAATTGTCTCTTCTTGTTGCTtctacctttttaagttttagtttCGTTCTCTTTTACGTTAATTAggagttttttttgtgtttatttataatatttgcaGTTTCAGTATGATGATTTGTAATGTCATTTTCTTGTTAAGACCTATTTCACGCAACTTgcgctatcggttttatataatcgcgaagcagctccttttaccaaaaaattgttaattttttttttctcgtatAATAAACGTTTTTGACTTCAACTTTTACTATGGTTATATAAACATCCtatgaaagaaataaatttaactaaaattatttaaaaaatatttgtttttgaaaagaTTTCTGAggattattttaaatcaatataggGCCTTCGACGAATATTTCCATTCGCCCACGCGTTATCTCGTCCAAATCACTGAATCGAATCGGGCATCAGTcagaatgaaaaattaattccttTCCCAAGCGGCTGAATTTGGTAGCCAAACAAATTCCTAACCGTTAACATTTTTTCCATTCATTCTTCACCTAACGGACAGTTTTCTTTAACAATGGATATTGTCGTATTAAATTGGGGGATTTTGTTTTTCATGTAAATAAAACTTGTTTGATTTTTATCGGATTGGGATATTATTAATGCCGGTGGagttttttggtaaagaatGTTGTTGTGGCTGCATATAtcaaagttattttattaaataaatattcattttcaaaTTCGAAGCGTAGattcattaacaaaaaaaccaaattttaatttatttcgttAAGTCTACTCGTCCCGAATCAAGTTTTAAATCTAATTAcgaattttaaattcttcttcaaaagtttgaaaacaattaatttttcaattatattaaatatttttcgtgaatttaaaattgaacttactgactattcaatttaaaacttttttaagtacTCACTTTGTTAAACTTTATGTAACCAGGAGCGGATCCTAAAGCTATTTAAcgaccttaattttttttttgcaatattttatttcccATATGATCTCAAACCTACATACATTTGCCCGTTAACATTAAAACATTTGTATAAAAAGTGCATAAACGctgttgaaaatttgtttacaaATACACTTCTTTTCGATTTTTTCTCTACAAATTATGTACTAAGGCCCTCCAAaacggtatttttttaatttttgacatcaTTTGATTAATAGCAAGTAATGCACCggtattcaaaaaatatcctGAAATAATATAGCACTTAGACGAATAATTTACGTTGAAATACATACGTATTTTTTACTCCAATGtaactattttatttcaatactaCAAcgttaatattttgcaaaacatATTGGATATTTtggtatacaaaatattgttttgcAAGTGGGTGTGCGAAATTATTTGGAATAATGTAGATGtggacttaaaaatttaaaaaaaacttcagtaaatggctaaataaaaagagtgccggatacttaaaaaaattaaaaaataacccacaaacattttctaatatttaaattatttctaataaatttaatgttgaAAATGCCCTCCTCCAACTTCCATACCAAAGTTACACTATTCGAGCCACTCGCGCACATTATGTAACATTTCATGTGTATTTTGTGGGCACTCGTGCACTTTGTTCGTTGTATTCTAAAGAATGATTTGTTGCCTCTAAAGAATTGGGCTGTATagcattaattttgaattttaaataaccctacaaaaaaaatcaagggGTGACAAATCAGAAGATCTGGCAGGCCATTCAGTTGAACCTCTCCGTCCAATCcacttttcataaaaattttctttcaaaaattgtcctacagaaaatttaattttctcatttaCCACAATGACAATAATTAAAGCTGGCTCAATAGTATCTCAAGGTACATTTCCTTATTAAATTTTCAGGTGAAAAATAtagcttaataaaaatttcagcccatatttttaatttcttgggaTATTGGGTATGTATGTACTAAATTCTGGGATGCCAATGATTCGTTCACATAATTTggtaaaactataaaaattacgcTCCTGCACTAGTTTCATGTTATAGGGATGATAcctatgattttttaaaaatcctctTAACATTTCTACGTGAAAtctgatatttcatttaattttcttgtacCGAGTGTGGGATCGAAATGCAACTTCTACAGCTTTATTTAGGACTGGATTTATCACATTTCTAGGTTTGTTTGCAACTGATTCTGTTTCACGAAATGTTGCCACTAACTTTATATCGTACGTATAAGGTAAATGTACATCAGATGTAATTAATTGTAGAACGTTTCAGTTGCTCTAGCTTAATCATTAAttctaaagaaaattgaaataatttcaaatttcactTGAAATgtataaatcattttaaattaaatatttgagaaaacaaaaatatggccaaatttaaaattctcaGTCAATTTAATTGATACCACTAGACTAATAACTAGTAATATTTTGTACAGCATGGTCACATTTCAACATTCCAAAGTACTACACTATTTGGTGTTATTTTGGGTGTTAAGACGACTAAGCATAAATGTATGAGTACTGaatacaataaataaagatTGACAAATTTGCTTAACattcgttttttataaaaaatcagaagGGCTTTAAAGAGGCGTTTTTTCttaatgattaaattaaataataagtatgTTAATCGGAAAAATGTGTTAATATTCTAGGTTAAAATGGCTTTTTAAAGTCTTTGACATATTACATTAAAGAGGATGATAGTAGAAAACTTGAAACTTGAGTATCATAATCAGAGAAACTAAACTTACCTTTAAATTGAAGTATTACTCGACCCcaattccaatttaaaattttggacagCTGTCACCCCTGCATAGAGATTAACAGTAAAGGTTTATAAATGTGGGATTATTTTGTctccctaaaatcaaaaatcgacgggtgcaaccgtcttttgattttttatgaaatttccaataaatttagGGTGGAATGTTTTCGGTGCGCTACTCTGTATGTGGGTCTAGACTAGGCtttagaaacattaaaaaaaattaagttctaaTATAAGCCACGGACAGTATTTAACGATTTATCGGATATTGTTGTAATTTAGTATGCGAATGACTCATAAACTCTAATTTGCTTCAATAGAAAAAATAGTAGAACATGTAACAGGTTTGCgaccaaatgtttttttataaatgtccTAATAAAATTTCTCTATGTCGAAAATTTCAGTTATAAGGTAAAACTACCTTAAAAGTTAAActgtaaaaatcaaataaaaaccgATACCCAGCtttctaattatttattatttattgtggaAATAGATCGAGTATGCTTTATACGCCAGCATTAGTCCTGATCCAAGCTCTGAATCCAGGAACACTGGCATAAACTCCAGGGAATCCTGGTCTGGCACATCCAGCACCGAAAGAAACAACACCGGCAAGTCTGTTTTGAATTACCAACGGTCCGCCAGAGTCTCCTTGACAAGAGTCTCTTCCACCAGCAGAATATCCAGCGCAGATAGTTCTAGTAGAAATAATTGATCCATAGACAAGGCGACAGTTAGCGTTGGAAACAACCGGTACATTAACGCGTCTCAATTGAACAGAAGTAGCACCATTTTCAGCGGTTCTGCCCCATCCAGAAACAGTACCGTAGGTTCCAGCAGCAAAATTGGTATTGGCATCCCATAAAGGCACAGCGGCAGCAGGTACACCAGTAGCTATGGCATTAGCTGCTAAATGAATAACAGCAATATCATAGTCTGGGGCGCAATTTTCGCAATCCCGGTATTGAGAATGAATGATCAACCTAGATGTTGCTACGCGAAGTCCTCCATTGTTATGCAAGTTTGAACCGGAACGGATATTAAGTTGTGCAATATTGGAAATGACGCTGGGAGCAACGCAGTGAGCTGCAGTCAATACTACTCTGGCTGCGAGGAGACTTCCTCCGCAGATTTGAGCGCCGTTTCTTAAAATGGCTACTTGCCAGGGAAGGTCTTGGATATTGGCCACCACTCCACCTACGATTCTACCACCAACAGTTGGTCTGTAGATAGGCCAGGTTTCATTTAGATCCTCTTGGTCTATGCTGGGAGCAGCTGAAACAACATTTCTATTAACCTTTCAAGAAAGAAGTTTAAATAACAAAAGGAATGAGATAGTTAAGTTTTGCGTTTCAGGCGAAAGTCAGGaaagaaaagaatttttataggACTTGCTGATACATATATTAGCTTTCTggcttctttattttaaaaaatctattaaaaattaaggttgtatgattatctaattttttctttctaaagCAGAGACACTACAGCTGATAAAACAATTGGCTTATTCGCTCCTGTTTATGATCCTTTATGGCTATTTTTCTTTCCTTTTGCTTTTCTAGTTACCTTGCTTTGAAGAAGCCAATAAGCAGATACATATGTTGGAACAAAACAAGTATCATTTTTGTTGACTGCTTCCTTACTCACGGAAAATCCTCACTAACCTTAAAGGTGGAATGCTGAAGCTGGGATAGTTAAGAGTCGTAGAGTTTTATagtaagtttattaaataaaaaaaatttcatttgtcTAAAAAGGCATTTAGTTACAAACATATATCtatcttgttttttaaacagCTGTAGCCAGcttgaattaatatttattattttattaaatttattcttacCACAAGCCAAGCTGAGTGCGGTCAAAACAACTACAAGAATCTTCATATTATCTTCTAAGTGATAGATAACTGTTATGTCTATTGTGGATATGCCTTATTTATACgtttgaaaaaatacaattagtagtaaataaaaatagacaatTGTGTAAATTATTAGCAGACGCTAATCATTCATTGATCCCTTTAATTGATTGAGGAATTTCGTATGTTATGTATAGGATTAATTTCACATTAAGATTATGGCTTTTATAATCGcttgtcaaaatttatttcggAGAAAACgattctcatttattttttattgataaataagcaaatataaaataggtaagtaataaagataataaatgtttcttaataataaaaatgtgcataacatttttggttaattttaagtaaacatggtcttatattttttacataggAAACACTCTATACCTTTActgttttttgaagaaaataaatgaaattttgtatGTACATAATTTATACAGTGCCAGATCTTAATTCCTATTCCcctcttatatttaaaaagcatttttataaaaatttgaaatttggcacacatctttagcaacctaaatactactttttgttCCCTacctcattttgcaaaactttaaaatgacGGCACACTTAAACACTAAATACCAACCTTATAAGATTATGATTGTTAAGATACTGATGAAAAAATACCGTCAAATAAATGTCACAAGATAGGAAATTGAAGATATAGGAATTTGAATAGAATTGAGTTCCACTTTTGCCACATCTCATATACATATCTAACTAATTATTACCACAGAAATAATGAGCTTAAAAGTTTGACTAATTTGTGTCTTTATATCTAAGCGGCAAATCCAGTGGTATTTTAAGATTGGGTAATTATAGAATCATCAATATTTGGACAGTCTACGTTGATAAACTTACAAATATTTCCAAAGCCTACTATTCGATTGCCGCAGGTAataatgggacaccctatatatctACACCATAATATCTTGAAAGAATAATTTATCGAACTCCGGCTTTTACCGAGCGAAAATATGGACCATTAAACCTGCCCCAATGACATTTAACTTATAAACCCTGGGGCAAGAAATTTATGTTTGAGGTTCAAGAGTTGTGATTTTTTGCGTATAACTCGAGGGTTACAAAACCGTTGCCAAAACCGGCACTTGGCCCTGATGCCGGCCCTTTGGCATCCAGGTCAAGTTATCCCCGGGCGTTTGTCCATGCCTGATAACATGCCGGATGGTCATAGTGTTGTAATAACCATCTAAACGCTTAAGAGATTTAATGTTATGAGTGGAATTAAGaatatgaaaatgtttattaaaggACATAGGACAAGGACTTTTATACTATTGAAACCAATGGCGACTTTCGGTAGAATTGTATGTTTTAGAAGGTATATATG is from Anthonomus grandis grandis chromosome 14, icAntGran1.3, whole genome shotgun sequence and encodes:
- the LOC126744563 gene encoding uncharacterized protein LOC126744563 → MKILVVVLTALSLACAAPSIDQEDLNETWPIYRPTVGGRIVGGVVANIQDLPWQVAILRNGAQICGGSLLAARVVLTAAHCVAPSVISNIAQLNIRSGSNLHNNGGLRVATSRLIIHSQYRDCENCAPDYDIAVIHLAANAIATGVPAAAVPLWDANTNFAAGTYGTVSGWGRTAENGATSVQLRRVNVPVVSNANCRLVYGSIISTRTICAGYSAGGRDSCQGDSGGPLVIQNRLAGVVSFGAGCARPGFPGVYASVPGFRAWIRTNAGV